The following are encoded together in the Brassica napus cultivar Da-Ae chromosome A9, Da-Ae, whole genome shotgun sequence genome:
- the LOC106441888 gene encoding uncharacterized protein LOC106441888 isoform X3, with product MFNEDGVSPLKETIERSFIRPVPPECLNEGVVFKEGSVVDAYFNNGWWTGVIVVERPDGSFLVYFDDPPDIMRFIRSQLRPHADWIGSKWVKSKNKVLSQHMFTRGKLVEMTREISESEKEKIWVRALVITEVRKQGDDRRKFLIKRCTISQNSSDEAEGKHLIVDICKIRPSPPRDLCAEYSLNDYVEVVVTHGWRKGRVTEILLENKYKVYFAATKEDAVFNYTEIRLSMEWLGGGSWIRAHEREFENNAGTPIRPGQDSPSNTLATDEDDTLNDDATKIRSDQESPSITLVLESNEEDKVNDDATEITSSLERHRNTSVLEATEAETQNHETIYGKELPLPHESEDMMDDVATPIIDPQEIPRGETMSESNDKIALPKRISETGTKGVVLQRINKRSNLKLVGKVETLLGKEFKKLEDSFLAPVIKMGRKQKLMVFSRHLIHHLLLRRIDIGEKGLWFTFGEQLMRFSLREFHLTTGLPCVVDKDEDEAETSATKKKKKDPWMNKNQTLNTLLKLLVEKSKELTADQRLRLGATILVEGILMASNPVTSIPEERLLRARNFKEFCKYPWGNLAFDYLLKEVKSFTYAKLTENNQYAICGFIYALQLWALSSVNQLGTFFGISDDGIQFPLCLHWKETKALTIEEVNRFDQMEKVDVKCILGDPGLHSDLVEDVDCEFGRVVDLVKRGYRLKRQDWLNRSVDIAVAEAEVDENNSVPGIDATDQEKIEFLNNKVVSLEERVKYLEGLLNIRGETVKETEKSKETEAATKTKVNGQNADYELDENEVLGVYIDAKRKEIAKRKKNGVRPPREVGHQDEDDVEVEVNEEQPQEEEEQQQEDDTEDDVDDGDKESENPETNEGQTQEEEEQHQEDDAEVNEEQPQEEEEQQEEEDTEDDVDDGDKESENPETNEEQKQEEEEQQQEDDTEVNTDVDVGAKENGSENPVKGSKKRGRKDGEENEDAYEKPVKVTRKSERVTKVNISLCIMLYKMLFSIINVTFFIVSSKLKGGEVNEDASEKPMKGTRKSKRGTKVNISQCIRVYKMLFSIINVTFFIVSSKLKGGEVNEDASEKPMKGTRKSKRGTKVNISLCIMLYKMLFSILYVTFFIVSSKLKDGEENEYAYEKPVKVTRKSERVTKGKKKGVTPPREVQQQVEDHAETNEDGEGNEDASKKHVKFTKKNGRGNKEHNVGTPKSKKQKKQFEKDSADDVIGSVLEDLKNAD from the exons ATGTTCAACGAAGATGGTGTAAGTCCTTTGAAGGAAACTATTGAAAGAAGTTTTATTCGGCCAGTCCCGCCAGAGTGTCTGAATGAGGGTGTCGTATTCAAGGAAGGGTCGGTGGTGGATGCTTATTTTAATAATGGTTGGTGGACTGGTGTTATCGTAGTTGAAAGGCCAGATGGTAGTTTTttggtttactttgatgatcCACCAGACATAATGAGATTCATCAGAAGCCAACTGAGACCTCATGCTGATTGGATCGGCTCCAAATGGGTCAAAAGCAAAAACaag GTATTGAGTCAACACATGTTTACGAGAGGGAAGTTGGTGGAAATGACCCGTGAAATTAGTGAAagtgaaaaggaaaaaatttGGGTCCGAGCATTGGTAATTACAGAAGTTCGGAAACAAGGAGATGATAGAAGAAAATTTCTGATCAAAAGATGTACAATCTCACAAAATTCGAGTGATGAAGCGGAAGGAAAACATTTAATAGTTGATATTTGCAAAATAAGGCCATCTCCTCCTCGAGATCTTTGTGCAGAGTACAGTCTGAACGACTATGTTGAAGTGGTTGTTACCCATGGGTGGCGCAAAGGTCGAGTGACGGAAATTCTCCTTGAAAACAAATACAAAGTGTATTTCGCTGCCACAAAAGAGGATGCGGTTTTTAATTATACTGAGATTAGGCTGTCAATGGAGTGGCTAGGTGGTGGTAGTTGGATTCGCGCACATGAG AGAGAATTTGAAAATAATGCTGGCACACCAATCAGACCCGGTCAAGATAGTCCTAGTAACACACTTGCCACCGATGAAGATGATACGTTGAATGATGATGCCACCAAAATCAGATCCGATCAAGAGAGCCCTAGTATCACACTTGTTTTAGAATCCAATGAAGAGGATAAGGTGAATGATGATGCCACAGAAATCACATCCTCTCTCGAGAGACACAGAAACACTTCTGTTTTAGAAGCCACTGAGGCTGAAACACAAAACCATGAAACCATATAT GGAAAGGAGTTACCATTACCTCATGAATCAGAAGATATGATGGATGATGTAGCCACTCCAATCATAGACCCTCAAGAGATTCCACGAG GTGAAACGATGAGTGAGTCTAATGACAAGATTGCTTTGCCAAAAAGAATCTCCGAAACTGGTACAAAAGGAGTCGTATTGCAAAGAATTAACAAGCGCTCCAATCTGAAGTTGGTTGGTAAAGTTGAAACCCTTTTGGGCAAAGAATTCAAGAAGCTTGAAGATTCATTCTTGGCTCCGGTAATTAAGATGGGAAGGAAGCAGAAGCTTATGGTGTTTTCAAGGCATTTGATTCATCACTTACTCTTAAGGAGAATTGATATAGGCGAGAAGGGTTTGTGGTTTACTTTTGGAGAACAACTAATGAGGTTTTCTCTAAGAGAATTCCACTTGACAACGGGTCTGCCTTGTGttgttgataaagatgaagatgaagccgAGACTTCagcaacaaaaaagaagaagaaagatccATGGATGAACAAGAATCAAACTCTAAACACCTTGCTTAAGCTTCTTGTCGAAAAGAGTAAAGAGCTTACTGCTGATCAGAGATTAAGATTGGGAGCTACAATCCTTGTGGAAGGGATATTGATGGCAAGCAATCCGGTGACAAGTATTCCAGAAGAGCGTCTGCTTAGAGCTAGAAATTTCAAAGAGTTTTGCAAGTATCCCTGGGGGAATTTGGCCTTTGATTATTTACTGAAAGAAGTGAAGAGCTTTACCTATGCAAAGCTGACGGAGAATAATCAATACGCGATTTGTGGCTTTATATATGCGCTTCAGCTCTGGGCGTTATCTTCTGTGAATCAACTAGGCACATTCTTTGGTATTAGCGATGATGGAATTCAGTTTCCCTTGTGCTTGCATTGGAAAGAAACCAAAGCGCTTACTATTGAGGAGGTTAACAGATTCGACCAAATGGAGAAG GTTGATGTCAAATGTATCCTTGGAGATCCCGGATTGCATAGCGACTTGGTTGAAGATGTTGACTGTGAATTTGGAAGAGTTGTTGATCTTGTCAAAAGAGGATATCGTTTGAAGAGACAAGATTGGCTCAATAGAAGTGTCGACATTGCCGTTGCTGAAGCTGAAGTGGACGAAAATAATTCTGTTCCTGGGATTGATGCAACTGATCAAGAAAAGATTGAATTCCTCAATAATAAGGTAGTGTCTCTTGAAGAAAGAGTGAAGTACCTTGAAGGTCTTTTGAACATTCGTGGAGAAACTGTGAAG GAAACTGAGAAGTCAAAAGAAACTGAAGCCGCCACAAAAACCAAG GTAAATGGACAGAATGCCGATTATGAACTTGACGAAAATGAAGTTTTAGGAGTTTATATAGATGCCAAAAGAAAGGAAATCGCTaag AGAAAGAAGAATGGTGTAAGACCTCCACGTGAAGTAGGACatcaagatgaagatgatgtaGAAGTCGAAGTCAATGAA gaacaaccacaagaagaagaggaacaacaacaagaagatgATACAGAAGACGATGTGGACGATGGTGATAAAGAGAGTGAAAATCCGGAAACCAATGAA GGACAGACACAAGAGGAAGAGGAACAACACCAAGAGGATGACGCAGAAGTCAATGAA gaacagccacaagaagaagaggaacaacaagaagaagaggatacAGAAGACGATGTGGACGACGGTGATAAAGAGAGTGAAAATCCGGAAACCAATGAA GAACAGAAACAAGAGGAAGAGGAGCAACAACAAGAGGATGACACAGAAGTCAATACAGATGTTGACGTCGGTGCTAAGGAAAATGGATCTGAAAACCCCGTGAAAGGTTCAAAGAAACGTGGAAGAAAG GATGGAGAAGAAAATGAGGATGCATATGAAAAGCCCGTGAAGGTTACAAGGAAAAGTGAAAGAGTAACTAAGGTAAATATCTCTCTGTGTATAATGCTTTATAAAATGCTGTTTAGTATAATCAatgtaactttttttattgtgtCATCAAAATTGAAGGGTGGAGAAGTAAATGAGGATGCATCTGAAAAGCCCATGAAGGGTACAAGGAAAAGTAAAAGAGGAACTAAGGTGAATATCTCTCAGtgtataagggtttataaaatgcTGTTTAGTATAATCAatgtaactttttttattgtgtCATCAAAATTGAAGGGTGGAGAAGTAAATGAGGATGCATCTGAAAAGCCCATGAAGGGTACAAGGAAAAGTAAAAGAGGAACTAAGGTGAATATCTCTCTGTGTATAATGCTTTATAAAATGTTGTTTAGTATACTCtatgtaactttttttattgtgtCATCAAAATTGAAGGATGGAGAAGAAAATGAGTATGCATATGAAAAGCCCGTGAAGGTTACAAGGAAAAGTGAAAGAGTAACTAAG GGAAAGAAGAAAGGTGTAACACCCCCACGTGAAGTACAACAACAAGTAGAAGATCATGCAGAAACCAATGAA GATGGAGAAGGGAATGAGGATGCATCTAAAAAGCACGTGAAGTTTACAAAGAAGAATGGAAGAGGAAATAAG GAACACAATGTTGGCACCCCCAAAtcgaaaaaacaaaagaaacaatttGAGAAAGATTCAGCTGATGATGTGATAGGAAGTGTTTTGGAAGATCTTAAAAATGCCGATTAG
- the LOC106441888 gene encoding uncharacterized protein LOC106441888 isoform X1 produces MFNEDGVSPLKETIERSFIRPVPPECLNEGVVFKEGSVVDAYFNNGWWTGVIVVERPDGSFLVYFDDPPDIMRFIRSQLRPHADWIGSKWVKSKNKVLSQHMFTRGKLVEMTREISESEKEKIWVRALVITEVRKQGDDRRKFLIKRCTISQNSSDEAEGKHLIVDICKIRPSPPRDLCAEYSLNDYVEVVVTHGWRKGRVTEILLENKYKVYFAATKEDAVFNYTEIRLSMEWLGGGSWIRAHEREFENNAGTPIRPGQDSPSNTLATDEDDTLNDDATKIRSDQESPSITLVLESNEEDKVNDDATEITSSLERHRNTSVLEATEAETQNHETIYGKELPLPHESEDMMDDVATPIIDPQEIPRGETMSESNDKIALPKRISETGTKGVVLQRINKRSNLKLVGKVETLLGKEFKKLEDSFLAPVIKMGRKQKLMVFSRHLIHHLLLRRIDIGEKGLWFTFGEQLMRFSLREFHLTTGLPCVVDKDEDEAETSATKKKKKDPWMNKNQTLNTLLKLLVEKSKELTADQRLRLGATILVEGILMASNPVTSIPEERLLRARNFKEFCKYPWGNLAFDYLLKEVKSFTYAKLTENNQYAICGFIYALQLWALSSVNQLGTFFGISDDGIQFPLCLHWKETKALTIEEVNRFDQMEKVDVKCILGDPGLHSDLVEDVDCEFGRVVDLVKRGYRLKRQDWLNRSVDIAVAEAEVDENNSVPGIDATDQEKIEFLNNKVVSLEERVKYLEGLLNIRGETVKETEKSKETEAATKTKVNGQNADYELDENEVLGVYIDAKRKEIAKRKKNGVRPPREVGHQDEDDVEVEVNEEQPQEEEEQQQEDDTEDDVDDGDKESENPETNEGQTQEEEEQHQEDDAEVNEEQPQEEEEQQEEEDTEDDVDDGDKESENPETNEEQKQEEEEQQQEDDTEVNTDVDVGAKENGSENPVKGSKKRGRKVNISQCIRVYKMLFSIIYVTFFIVSSKLKDGEENEDAYEKPVKVTRKSERVTKVNISLCIMLYKMLFSIINVTFFIVSSKLKGGEVNEDASEKPMKGTRKSKRGTKVNISQCIRVYKMLFSIINVTFFIVSSKLKGGEVNEDASEKPMKGTRKSKRGTKVNISLCIMLYKMLFSILYVTFFIVSSKLKDGEENEYAYEKPVKVTRKSERVTKGKKKGVTPPREVQQQVEDHAETNEDGEGNEDASKKHVKFTKKNGRGNKEHNVGTPKSKKQKKQFEKDSADDVIGSVLEDLKNAD; encoded by the exons ATGTTCAACGAAGATGGTGTAAGTCCTTTGAAGGAAACTATTGAAAGAAGTTTTATTCGGCCAGTCCCGCCAGAGTGTCTGAATGAGGGTGTCGTATTCAAGGAAGGGTCGGTGGTGGATGCTTATTTTAATAATGGTTGGTGGACTGGTGTTATCGTAGTTGAAAGGCCAGATGGTAGTTTTttggtttactttgatgatcCACCAGACATAATGAGATTCATCAGAAGCCAACTGAGACCTCATGCTGATTGGATCGGCTCCAAATGGGTCAAAAGCAAAAACaag GTATTGAGTCAACACATGTTTACGAGAGGGAAGTTGGTGGAAATGACCCGTGAAATTAGTGAAagtgaaaaggaaaaaatttGGGTCCGAGCATTGGTAATTACAGAAGTTCGGAAACAAGGAGATGATAGAAGAAAATTTCTGATCAAAAGATGTACAATCTCACAAAATTCGAGTGATGAAGCGGAAGGAAAACATTTAATAGTTGATATTTGCAAAATAAGGCCATCTCCTCCTCGAGATCTTTGTGCAGAGTACAGTCTGAACGACTATGTTGAAGTGGTTGTTACCCATGGGTGGCGCAAAGGTCGAGTGACGGAAATTCTCCTTGAAAACAAATACAAAGTGTATTTCGCTGCCACAAAAGAGGATGCGGTTTTTAATTATACTGAGATTAGGCTGTCAATGGAGTGGCTAGGTGGTGGTAGTTGGATTCGCGCACATGAG AGAGAATTTGAAAATAATGCTGGCACACCAATCAGACCCGGTCAAGATAGTCCTAGTAACACACTTGCCACCGATGAAGATGATACGTTGAATGATGATGCCACCAAAATCAGATCCGATCAAGAGAGCCCTAGTATCACACTTGTTTTAGAATCCAATGAAGAGGATAAGGTGAATGATGATGCCACAGAAATCACATCCTCTCTCGAGAGACACAGAAACACTTCTGTTTTAGAAGCCACTGAGGCTGAAACACAAAACCATGAAACCATATAT GGAAAGGAGTTACCATTACCTCATGAATCAGAAGATATGATGGATGATGTAGCCACTCCAATCATAGACCCTCAAGAGATTCCACGAG GTGAAACGATGAGTGAGTCTAATGACAAGATTGCTTTGCCAAAAAGAATCTCCGAAACTGGTACAAAAGGAGTCGTATTGCAAAGAATTAACAAGCGCTCCAATCTGAAGTTGGTTGGTAAAGTTGAAACCCTTTTGGGCAAAGAATTCAAGAAGCTTGAAGATTCATTCTTGGCTCCGGTAATTAAGATGGGAAGGAAGCAGAAGCTTATGGTGTTTTCAAGGCATTTGATTCATCACTTACTCTTAAGGAGAATTGATATAGGCGAGAAGGGTTTGTGGTTTACTTTTGGAGAACAACTAATGAGGTTTTCTCTAAGAGAATTCCACTTGACAACGGGTCTGCCTTGTGttgttgataaagatgaagatgaagccgAGACTTCagcaacaaaaaagaagaagaaagatccATGGATGAACAAGAATCAAACTCTAAACACCTTGCTTAAGCTTCTTGTCGAAAAGAGTAAAGAGCTTACTGCTGATCAGAGATTAAGATTGGGAGCTACAATCCTTGTGGAAGGGATATTGATGGCAAGCAATCCGGTGACAAGTATTCCAGAAGAGCGTCTGCTTAGAGCTAGAAATTTCAAAGAGTTTTGCAAGTATCCCTGGGGGAATTTGGCCTTTGATTATTTACTGAAAGAAGTGAAGAGCTTTACCTATGCAAAGCTGACGGAGAATAATCAATACGCGATTTGTGGCTTTATATATGCGCTTCAGCTCTGGGCGTTATCTTCTGTGAATCAACTAGGCACATTCTTTGGTATTAGCGATGATGGAATTCAGTTTCCCTTGTGCTTGCATTGGAAAGAAACCAAAGCGCTTACTATTGAGGAGGTTAACAGATTCGACCAAATGGAGAAG GTTGATGTCAAATGTATCCTTGGAGATCCCGGATTGCATAGCGACTTGGTTGAAGATGTTGACTGTGAATTTGGAAGAGTTGTTGATCTTGTCAAAAGAGGATATCGTTTGAAGAGACAAGATTGGCTCAATAGAAGTGTCGACATTGCCGTTGCTGAAGCTGAAGTGGACGAAAATAATTCTGTTCCTGGGATTGATGCAACTGATCAAGAAAAGATTGAATTCCTCAATAATAAGGTAGTGTCTCTTGAAGAAAGAGTGAAGTACCTTGAAGGTCTTTTGAACATTCGTGGAGAAACTGTGAAG GAAACTGAGAAGTCAAAAGAAACTGAAGCCGCCACAAAAACCAAG GTAAATGGACAGAATGCCGATTATGAACTTGACGAAAATGAAGTTTTAGGAGTTTATATAGATGCCAAAAGAAAGGAAATCGCTaag AGAAAGAAGAATGGTGTAAGACCTCCACGTGAAGTAGGACatcaagatgaagatgatgtaGAAGTCGAAGTCAATGAA gaacaaccacaagaagaagaggaacaacaacaagaagatgATACAGAAGACGATGTGGACGATGGTGATAAAGAGAGTGAAAATCCGGAAACCAATGAA GGACAGACACAAGAGGAAGAGGAACAACACCAAGAGGATGACGCAGAAGTCAATGAA gaacagccacaagaagaagaggaacaacaagaagaagaggatacAGAAGACGATGTGGACGACGGTGATAAAGAGAGTGAAAATCCGGAAACCAATGAA GAACAGAAACAAGAGGAAGAGGAGCAACAACAAGAGGATGACACAGAAGTCAATACAGATGTTGACGTCGGTGCTAAGGAAAATGGATCTGAAAACCCCGTGAAAGGTTCAAAGAAACGTGGAAGAAAGGTAAATATCTCTCAGtgtataagggtttataaaatgtTGTTTAGTATAATCtatgtaactttttttattgtgtCATCAAAATTGAAGGATGGAGAAGAAAATGAGGATGCATATGAAAAGCCCGTGAAGGTTACAAGGAAAAGTGAAAGAGTAACTAAGGTAAATATCTCTCTGTGTATAATGCTTTATAAAATGCTGTTTAGTATAATCAatgtaactttttttattgtgtCATCAAAATTGAAGGGTGGAGAAGTAAATGAGGATGCATCTGAAAAGCCCATGAAGGGTACAAGGAAAAGTAAAAGAGGAACTAAGGTGAATATCTCTCAGtgtataagggtttataaaatgcTGTTTAGTATAATCAatgtaactttttttattgtgtCATCAAAATTGAAGGGTGGAGAAGTAAATGAGGATGCATCTGAAAAGCCCATGAAGGGTACAAGGAAAAGTAAAAGAGGAACTAAGGTGAATATCTCTCTGTGTATAATGCTTTATAAAATGTTGTTTAGTATACTCtatgtaactttttttattgtgtCATCAAAATTGAAGGATGGAGAAGAAAATGAGTATGCATATGAAAAGCCCGTGAAGGTTACAAGGAAAAGTGAAAGAGTAACTAAG GGAAAGAAGAAAGGTGTAACACCCCCACGTGAAGTACAACAACAAGTAGAAGATCATGCAGAAACCAATGAA GATGGAGAAGGGAATGAGGATGCATCTAAAAAGCACGTGAAGTTTACAAAGAAGAATGGAAGAGGAAATAAG GAACACAATGTTGGCACCCCCAAAtcgaaaaaacaaaagaaacaatttGAGAAAGATTCAGCTGATGATGTGATAGGAAGTGTTTTGGAAGATCTTAAAAATGCCGATTAG
- the LOC106441888 gene encoding uncharacterized protein LOC106441888 isoform X18 → MFNEDGVSPLKETIERSFIRPVPPECLNEGVVFKEGSVVDAYFNNGWWTGVIVVERPDGSFLVYFDDPPDIMRFIRSQLRPHADWIGSKWVKSKNKVLSQHMFTRGKLVEMTREISESEKEKIWVRALVITEVRKQGDDRRKFLIKRCTISQNSSDEAEGKHLIVDICKIRPSPPRDLCAEYSLNDYVEVVVTHGWRKGRVTEILLENKYKVYFAATKEDAVFNYTEIRLSMEWLGGGSWIRAHEREFENNAGTPIRPGQDSPSNTLATDEDDTLNDDATKIRSDQESPSITLVLESNEEDKVNDDATEITSSLERHRNTSVLEATEAETQNHETIYGKELPLPHESEDMMDDVATPIIDPQEIPRGETMSESNDKIALPKRISETGTKGVVLQRINKRSNLKLVGKVETLLGKEFKKLEDSFLAPVIKMGRKQKLMVFSRHLIHHLLLRRIDIGEKGLWFTFGEQLMRFSLREFHLTTGLPCVVDKDEDEAETSATKKKKKDPWMNKNQTLNTLLKLLVEKSKELTADQRLRLGATILVEGILMASNPVTSIPEERLLRARNFKEFCKYPWGNLAFDYLLKEVKSFTYAKLTENNQYAICGFIYALQLWALSSVNQLGTFFGISDDGIQFPLCLHWKETKALTIEEVNRFDQMEKVDVKCILGDPGLHSDLVEDVDCEFGRVVDLVKRGYRLKRQDWLNRSVDIAVAEAEVDENNSVPGIDATDQEKIEFLNNKVVSLEERVKYLEGLLNIRGETVKETEKSKETEAATKTKVNGQNADYELDENEVLGVYIDAKRKEIAKRKKNGVRPPREVGHQDEDDVEVEVNEEQPQEEEEQQQEDDTEDDVDDGDKESENPETNEEQKQEEEEQQQEDDTEVNTDVDVGAKENGSENPVKGSKKRGRKDGEENEDAYEKPVKVTRKSERVTKGGEVNEDASEKPMKGTRKSKRGTKVNISQCIRVYKMLFSIINVTFFIVSSKLKGGEVNEDASEKPMKGTRKSKRGTKVNISLCIMLYKMLFSILYVTFFIVSSKLKDGEENEYAYEKPVKVTRKSERVTKGKKKGVTPPREVQQQVEDHAETNEDGEGNEDASKKHVKFTKKNGRGNKEHNVGTPKSKKQKKQFEKDSADDVIGSVLEDLKNAD, encoded by the exons ATGTTCAACGAAGATGGTGTAAGTCCTTTGAAGGAAACTATTGAAAGAAGTTTTATTCGGCCAGTCCCGCCAGAGTGTCTGAATGAGGGTGTCGTATTCAAGGAAGGGTCGGTGGTGGATGCTTATTTTAATAATGGTTGGTGGACTGGTGTTATCGTAGTTGAAAGGCCAGATGGTAGTTTTttggtttactttgatgatcCACCAGACATAATGAGATTCATCAGAAGCCAACTGAGACCTCATGCTGATTGGATCGGCTCCAAATGGGTCAAAAGCAAAAACaag GTATTGAGTCAACACATGTTTACGAGAGGGAAGTTGGTGGAAATGACCCGTGAAATTAGTGAAagtgaaaaggaaaaaatttGGGTCCGAGCATTGGTAATTACAGAAGTTCGGAAACAAGGAGATGATAGAAGAAAATTTCTGATCAAAAGATGTACAATCTCACAAAATTCGAGTGATGAAGCGGAAGGAAAACATTTAATAGTTGATATTTGCAAAATAAGGCCATCTCCTCCTCGAGATCTTTGTGCAGAGTACAGTCTGAACGACTATGTTGAAGTGGTTGTTACCCATGGGTGGCGCAAAGGTCGAGTGACGGAAATTCTCCTTGAAAACAAATACAAAGTGTATTTCGCTGCCACAAAAGAGGATGCGGTTTTTAATTATACTGAGATTAGGCTGTCAATGGAGTGGCTAGGTGGTGGTAGTTGGATTCGCGCACATGAG AGAGAATTTGAAAATAATGCTGGCACACCAATCAGACCCGGTCAAGATAGTCCTAGTAACACACTTGCCACCGATGAAGATGATACGTTGAATGATGATGCCACCAAAATCAGATCCGATCAAGAGAGCCCTAGTATCACACTTGTTTTAGAATCCAATGAAGAGGATAAGGTGAATGATGATGCCACAGAAATCACATCCTCTCTCGAGAGACACAGAAACACTTCTGTTTTAGAAGCCACTGAGGCTGAAACACAAAACCATGAAACCATATAT GGAAAGGAGTTACCATTACCTCATGAATCAGAAGATATGATGGATGATGTAGCCACTCCAATCATAGACCCTCAAGAGATTCCACGAG GTGAAACGATGAGTGAGTCTAATGACAAGATTGCTTTGCCAAAAAGAATCTCCGAAACTGGTACAAAAGGAGTCGTATTGCAAAGAATTAACAAGCGCTCCAATCTGAAGTTGGTTGGTAAAGTTGAAACCCTTTTGGGCAAAGAATTCAAGAAGCTTGAAGATTCATTCTTGGCTCCGGTAATTAAGATGGGAAGGAAGCAGAAGCTTATGGTGTTTTCAAGGCATTTGATTCATCACTTACTCTTAAGGAGAATTGATATAGGCGAGAAGGGTTTGTGGTTTACTTTTGGAGAACAACTAATGAGGTTTTCTCTAAGAGAATTCCACTTGACAACGGGTCTGCCTTGTGttgttgataaagatgaagatgaagccgAGACTTCagcaacaaaaaagaagaagaaagatccATGGATGAACAAGAATCAAACTCTAAACACCTTGCTTAAGCTTCTTGTCGAAAAGAGTAAAGAGCTTACTGCTGATCAGAGATTAAGATTGGGAGCTACAATCCTTGTGGAAGGGATATTGATGGCAAGCAATCCGGTGACAAGTATTCCAGAAGAGCGTCTGCTTAGAGCTAGAAATTTCAAAGAGTTTTGCAAGTATCCCTGGGGGAATTTGGCCTTTGATTATTTACTGAAAGAAGTGAAGAGCTTTACCTATGCAAAGCTGACGGAGAATAATCAATACGCGATTTGTGGCTTTATATATGCGCTTCAGCTCTGGGCGTTATCTTCTGTGAATCAACTAGGCACATTCTTTGGTATTAGCGATGATGGAATTCAGTTTCCCTTGTGCTTGCATTGGAAAGAAACCAAAGCGCTTACTATTGAGGAGGTTAACAGATTCGACCAAATGGAGAAG GTTGATGTCAAATGTATCCTTGGAGATCCCGGATTGCATAGCGACTTGGTTGAAGATGTTGACTGTGAATTTGGAAGAGTTGTTGATCTTGTCAAAAGAGGATATCGTTTGAAGAGACAAGATTGGCTCAATAGAAGTGTCGACATTGCCGTTGCTGAAGCTGAAGTGGACGAAAATAATTCTGTTCCTGGGATTGATGCAACTGATCAAGAAAAGATTGAATTCCTCAATAATAAGGTAGTGTCTCTTGAAGAAAGAGTGAAGTACCTTGAAGGTCTTTTGAACATTCGTGGAGAAACTGTGAAG GAAACTGAGAAGTCAAAAGAAACTGAAGCCGCCACAAAAACCAAG GTAAATGGACAGAATGCCGATTATGAACTTGACGAAAATGAAGTTTTAGGAGTTTATATAGATGCCAAAAGAAAGGAAATCGCTaag AGAAAGAAGAATGGTGTAAGACCTCCACGTGAAGTAGGACatcaagatgaagatgatgtaGAAGTCGAAGTCAATGAA gaacaaccacaagaagaagaggaacaacaacaagaagatgATACAGAAGACGATGTGGACGATGGTGATAAAGAGAGTGAAAATCCGGAAACCAATGAA GAACAGAAACAAGAGGAAGAGGAGCAACAACAAGAGGATGACACAGAAGTCAATACAGATGTTGACGTCGGTGCTAAGGAAAATGGATCTGAAAACCCCGTGAAAGGTTCAAAGAAACGTGGAAGAAAG GATGGAGAAGAAAATGAGGATGCATATGAAAAGCCCGTGAAGGTTACAAGGAAAAGTGAAAGAGTAACTAAG GGTGGAGAAGTAAATGAGGATGCATCTGAAAAGCCCATGAAGGGTACAAGGAAAAGTAAAAGAGGAACTAAGGTGAATATCTCTCAGtgtataagggtttataaaatgcTGTTTAGTATAATCAatgtaactttttttattgtgtCATCAAAATTGAAGGGTGGAGAAGTAAATGAGGATGCATCTGAAAAGCCCATGAAGGGTACAAGGAAAAGTAAAAGAGGAACTAAGGTGAATATCTCTCTGTGTATAATGCTTTATAAAATGTTGTTTAGTATACTCtatgtaactttttttattgtgtCATCAAAATTGAAGGATGGAGAAGAAAATGAGTATGCATATGAAAAGCCCGTGAAGGTTACAAGGAAAAGTGAAAGAGTAACTAAG GGAAAGAAGAAAGGTGTAACACCCCCACGTGAAGTACAACAACAAGTAGAAGATCATGCAGAAACCAATGAA GATGGAGAAGGGAATGAGGATGCATCTAAAAAGCACGTGAAGTTTACAAAGAAGAATGGAAGAGGAAATAAG GAACACAATGTTGGCACCCCCAAAtcgaaaaaacaaaagaaacaatttGAGAAAGATTCAGCTGATGATGTGATAGGAAGTGTTTTGGAAGATCTTAAAAATGCCGATTAG